A genomic region of Ornithorhynchus anatinus isolate Pmale09 chromosome 7, mOrnAna1.pri.v4, whole genome shotgun sequence contains the following coding sequences:
- the RNF138 gene encoding E3 ubiquitin-protein ligase RNF138 isoform X2, with product MSAEAFSERPDFSEDDFYCPVCQEVFKTPVRITACQHVFCRKCFLTAMRESGVHCPFCRGNVTRRERACPERALDIENVMRKFSGSCRCCAKQIKFYRMRHHYKTCKKYQDEYGVSSVIPNFPISQDSGGNSNRSGTSTSDNTESLPRESSASVHPTFKCPLCQETNLTRQRLLDHCNSSHLFQIVPVNLQLDEETQYQTAVEESYQLNF from the exons ATGTCCGCCGAAGCCTTCTCCGAGCGGCCGGATTTCAGCGAGGACGATTTCTACTGCCCCGTCTGTCAGGAGGTCTTCAAGACCCCCGTGCGGATCACCGCCTGTCAGCACGT tttctgtagaaaatgttTCCTGACTGCTATGAGGGAAAGTGGAGTACATTGCCCTTTCTGCCGAGGAAATGTGACCAGAAGAGAAAGAGCATGTCCCGAAAGAGCTTTGGACATTGAAAACGTCATGAGGAAGTTCTCTGGCAGCTGCAGATGCTGTGCCAAACAG ATTAAATTCTATCGGATGAGGCATCACTACAAAACCTGTAAGAAGTATCAAGATGAATATGGTGTTTCCTCTGTCATTCCAAACTTCCCAATCTCCCAAGATTCAGGAGGGAATAG TAATCGGAGTGGAACATCTACATCTGATAATACAGAATCGCTTCCAAGAGAGTCAAG TGCAAGTGTGCATCCCACATTTAAGTGTCCCTTGTGTCAAGAAACCAACCTGACAAGGCAGCGTTTACTGGATCACTGTAATAGTAGCCACCTCTTTCAGATTGTTCCCGTG AACCTTCAACTAGATGAGGAGACGCAATACCAAACTGCTGTTGAGGAGTCTTACCAACTGAATTTCTAA
- the RNF138 gene encoding E3 ubiquitin-protein ligase RNF138 isoform X1, translating to MSAEAFSERPDFSEDDFYCPVCQEVFKTPVRITACQHVFCRKCFLTAMRESGVHCPFCRGNVTRRERACPERALDIENVMRKFSGSCRCCAKQIKFYRMRHHYKTCKKYQDEYGVSSVIPNFPISQDSGGNSNRSGTSTSDNTESLPRESSASVHPTFKCPLCQETNLTRQRLLDHCNSSHLFQIVPVTCPICVSLPWGDPSQITRNFVSHLNQRHQFDYGEFVNLQLDEETQYQTAVEESYQLNF from the exons ATGTCCGCCGAAGCCTTCTCCGAGCGGCCGGATTTCAGCGAGGACGATTTCTACTGCCCCGTCTGTCAGGAGGTCTTCAAGACCCCCGTGCGGATCACCGCCTGTCAGCACGT tttctgtagaaaatgttTCCTGACTGCTATGAGGGAAAGTGGAGTACATTGCCCTTTCTGCCGAGGAAATGTGACCAGAAGAGAAAGAGCATGTCCCGAAAGAGCTTTGGACATTGAAAACGTCATGAGGAAGTTCTCTGGCAGCTGCAGATGCTGTGCCAAACAG ATTAAATTCTATCGGATGAGGCATCACTACAAAACCTGTAAGAAGTATCAAGATGAATATGGTGTTTCCTCTGTCATTCCAAACTTCCCAATCTCCCAAGATTCAGGAGGGAATAG TAATCGGAGTGGAACATCTACATCTGATAATACAGAATCGCTTCCAAGAGAGTCAAG TGCAAGTGTGCATCCCACATTTAAGTGTCCCTTGTGTCAAGAAACCAACCTGACAAGGCAGCGTTTACTGGATCACTGTAATAGTAGCCACCTCTTTCAGATTGTTCCCGTG ACATGTCCTATTTGTGTGTCTCTTCCATGGGGCGATCCTAGCCAGATTACTAGAAATTTTGTTAGCCATCTAAATCAGAGACATCAGTTTGATTATGGTGAATTTGTG AACCTTCAACTAGATGAGGAGACGCAATACCAAACTGCTGTTGAGGAGTCTTACCAACTGAATTTCTAA